A region from the Caloenas nicobarica isolate bCalNic1 chromosome 11, bCalNic1.hap1, whole genome shotgun sequence genome encodes:
- the VGLL4 gene encoding transcription cofactor vestigial-like protein 4 isoform X2, producing METPLDVLSRAASLVHADDEKREAALRGEPRMQPLPVSPALPNHRTGPPPISPSKRKLSMDQGDEELDCENDHVSKMSRMFNPHLNKTANGDYRKEHRERSRSPIERAAAPTMSLHANHMYASIPSLTMDQPLALTKNSMDATRTVGITPTLTSVERQQNRPSVITCASANNRNCNLSHCPVAHSGCAAGPAYRRPSSATPACDPVVEEHFRRSLGKNYKEPEPVANSVSITGSVDDHFAKALGDTWLQIKAAKDGASSSPESASRRGQASPSSHMVNHTHSPSVVS from the exons GCGAAGCGGCTCTGAGGGGGGAGCCCCGAATGCAGCCCCTGCCCGTGTCCCCGGCCCTGCCCAACCACCGCACCGGCCCCCCGCCCATCAGCCCCAGCAAGAGGAAGCTCAGCATGGACCAAGGGGACGAGGAGCTTGACTGTGAAAACGACCACGTTTCCAAAATGAGTCGAATGTTCAATCCGCACCT AAACAAGACTGCCAATGGGGATTACCGGAAGGAGCACAGAGAGAGGAGTCGCAGCCCCATCGAGAGGGCTGCTGCCCCAACCATGAGCCTTCATGCCAATCACATGTACGCCTCAATCCCAAGCTTGACCATGGATCAACCTCTAGCACTGACCAAAAACAGCATGGATGCAACCCGAACAGTTGGCATCACCCCTACGCTGACTTCTGTGGAGCGGCAGCAG AACCGTCCATCCGTGATCACGTGTGCTTCGGCGAACAACCGCAACTGCAACCTCTCGCACTGCCCCGTCGCGCACAGCGGCTGCGCCGCCGGGCCCGCCTACCGCCGGCCCTCCAGCG CCACCCCCGCCTGCGACCCCGTGGTGGAGGAGCACTTCCGCAGGAGCCTCGGCAAGAACTACAAGGAGCCCGAGCCCGTGGCAAACTCTGTGTCCATCACAGGATCGGTTGACGACCACTTCGCCAAAGCGCTCGGGGACACGTGGCTCCAGATCAAAGCTGCCAAGGACGGCGCGTCCAGCAGTCCCGAGTCGGCCTCTCGGCGGGGCCAGGCGTCCCCCTCCTCCCACATGGTCAATCACACTCACTCGCCCTCCGTCGTCTCATGA
- the VGLL4 gene encoding transcription cofactor vestigial-like protein 4 isoform X1, giving the protein MLFMKMDLLNYQYLDKMNNNIGILCYEGEAALRGEPRMQPLPVSPALPNHRTGPPPISPSKRKLSMDQGDEELDCENDHVSKMSRMFNPHLNKTANGDYRKEHRERSRSPIERAAAPTMSLHANHMYASIPSLTMDQPLALTKNSMDATRTVGITPTLTSVERQQNRPSVITCASANNRNCNLSHCPVAHSGCAAGPAYRRPSSATPACDPVVEEHFRRSLGKNYKEPEPVANSVSITGSVDDHFAKALGDTWLQIKAAKDGASSSPESASRRGQASPSSHMVNHTHSPSVVS; this is encoded by the exons GCGAAGCGGCTCTGAGGGGGGAGCCCCGAATGCAGCCCCTGCCCGTGTCCCCGGCCCTGCCCAACCACCGCACCGGCCCCCCGCCCATCAGCCCCAGCAAGAGGAAGCTCAGCATGGACCAAGGGGACGAGGAGCTTGACTGTGAAAACGACCACGTTTCCAAAATGAGTCGAATGTTCAATCCGCACCT AAACAAGACTGCCAATGGGGATTACCGGAAGGAGCACAGAGAGAGGAGTCGCAGCCCCATCGAGAGGGCTGCTGCCCCAACCATGAGCCTTCATGCCAATCACATGTACGCCTCAATCCCAAGCTTGACCATGGATCAACCTCTAGCACTGACCAAAAACAGCATGGATGCAACCCGAACAGTTGGCATCACCCCTACGCTGACTTCTGTGGAGCGGCAGCAG AACCGTCCATCCGTGATCACGTGTGCTTCGGCGAACAACCGCAACTGCAACCTCTCGCACTGCCCCGTCGCGCACAGCGGCTGCGCCGCCGGGCCCGCCTACCGCCGGCCCTCCAGCG CCACCCCCGCCTGCGACCCCGTGGTGGAGGAGCACTTCCGCAGGAGCCTCGGCAAGAACTACAAGGAGCCCGAGCCCGTGGCAAACTCTGTGTCCATCACAGGATCGGTTGACGACCACTTCGCCAAAGCGCTCGGGGACACGTGGCTCCAGATCAAAGCTGCCAAGGACGGCGCGTCCAGCAGTCCCGAGTCGGCCTCTCGGCGGGGCCAGGCGTCCCCCTCCTCCCACATGGTCAATCACACTCACTCGCCCTCCGTCGTCTCATGA
- the VGLL4 gene encoding transcription cofactor vestigial-like protein 4 isoform X4 — MWNFSRRNKTANGDYRKEHRERSRSPIERAAAPTMSLHANHMYASIPSLTMDQPLALTKNSMDATRTVGITPTLTSVERQQNRPSVITCASANNRNCNLSHCPVAHSGCAAGPAYRRPSSATPACDPVVEEHFRRSLGKNYKEPEPVANSVSITGSVDDHFAKALGDTWLQIKAAKDGASSSPESASRRGQASPSSHMVNHTHSPSVVS, encoded by the exons ATGTGGAATTTTTCACGCAG AAACAAGACTGCCAATGGGGATTACCGGAAGGAGCACAGAGAGAGGAGTCGCAGCCCCATCGAGAGGGCTGCTGCCCCAACCATGAGCCTTCATGCCAATCACATGTACGCCTCAATCCCAAGCTTGACCATGGATCAACCTCTAGCACTGACCAAAAACAGCATGGATGCAACCCGAACAGTTGGCATCACCCCTACGCTGACTTCTGTGGAGCGGCAGCAG AACCGTCCATCCGTGATCACGTGTGCTTCGGCGAACAACCGCAACTGCAACCTCTCGCACTGCCCCGTCGCGCACAGCGGCTGCGCCGCCGGGCCCGCCTACCGCCGGCCCTCCAGCG CCACCCCCGCCTGCGACCCCGTGGTGGAGGAGCACTTCCGCAGGAGCCTCGGCAAGAACTACAAGGAGCCCGAGCCCGTGGCAAACTCTGTGTCCATCACAGGATCGGTTGACGACCACTTCGCCAAAGCGCTCGGGGACACGTGGCTCCAGATCAAAGCTGCCAAGGACGGCGCGTCCAGCAGTCCCGAGTCGGCCTCTCGGCGGGGCCAGGCGTCCCCCTCCTCCCACATGGTCAATCACACTCACTCGCCCTCCGTCGTCTCATGA
- the VGLL4 gene encoding transcription cofactor vestigial-like protein 4 isoform X3, which translates to MKTLKFCIKCYLRGEAALRGEPRMQPLPVSPALPNHRTGPPPISPSKRKLSMDQGDEELDCENDHVSKMSRMFNPHLNKTANGDYRKEHRERSRSPIERAAAPTMSLHANHMYASIPSLTMDQPLALTKNSMDATRTVGITPTLTSVERQQNRPSVITCASANNRNCNLSHCPVAHSGCAAGPAYRRPSSATPACDPVVEEHFRRSLGKNYKEPEPVANSVSITGSVDDHFAKALGDTWLQIKAAKDGASSSPESASRRGQASPSSHMVNHTHSPSVVS; encoded by the exons GCGAAGCGGCTCTGAGGGGGGAGCCCCGAATGCAGCCCCTGCCCGTGTCCCCGGCCCTGCCCAACCACCGCACCGGCCCCCCGCCCATCAGCCCCAGCAAGAGGAAGCTCAGCATGGACCAAGGGGACGAGGAGCTTGACTGTGAAAACGACCACGTTTCCAAAATGAGTCGAATGTTCAATCCGCACCT AAACAAGACTGCCAATGGGGATTACCGGAAGGAGCACAGAGAGAGGAGTCGCAGCCCCATCGAGAGGGCTGCTGCCCCAACCATGAGCCTTCATGCCAATCACATGTACGCCTCAATCCCAAGCTTGACCATGGATCAACCTCTAGCACTGACCAAAAACAGCATGGATGCAACCCGAACAGTTGGCATCACCCCTACGCTGACTTCTGTGGAGCGGCAGCAG AACCGTCCATCCGTGATCACGTGTGCTTCGGCGAACAACCGCAACTGCAACCTCTCGCACTGCCCCGTCGCGCACAGCGGCTGCGCCGCCGGGCCCGCCTACCGCCGGCCCTCCAGCG CCACCCCCGCCTGCGACCCCGTGGTGGAGGAGCACTTCCGCAGGAGCCTCGGCAAGAACTACAAGGAGCCCGAGCCCGTGGCAAACTCTGTGTCCATCACAGGATCGGTTGACGACCACTTCGCCAAAGCGCTCGGGGACACGTGGCTCCAGATCAAAGCTGCCAAGGACGGCGCGTCCAGCAGTCCCGAGTCGGCCTCTCGGCGGGGCCAGGCGTCCCCCTCCTCCCACATGGTCAATCACACTCACTCGCCCTCCGTCGTCTCATGA